A stretch of the Channa argus isolate prfri chromosome 9, Channa argus male v1.0, whole genome shotgun sequence genome encodes the following:
- the LOC137132665 gene encoding CD209 antigen-like — protein MEEIFVDVEYDKSVHSRSSTNQTGPRSSERRFYRAAVLCLGLLSVFLLVGLISLGVHYHSTAHGAAGELSTIKANMTELLQDSEKEVSFLTAERDQLNSSLSSLSTEKGQLNSRVSSLTKEKDQLNSRVSSLTKDKDQLNSRVSSLTKEKDQLNSSLSSLSTEKEQLNSRVSSLTAERDQLNSRVSSLTKDKDQLNSRVSSLTKDKDQLNSRVSSLTAERDQLNSRVSSLTKDKDQLNSRVSSLTKDKDQLNFRVSSLTAERDRLNSRVSSLTKDKDQLNSRVSSLTKDKDQLNSRVSSLTAERDQLNSRVSSLTKDKDQLNSRVSSLTKDKDQLDSRVSSLTKDKDQLNSRVSSLTAERDQLNSRVSSLTKDKDQLNSRVSSLTKDKDQLDSRVSSLTKDKDQLNSRVSSLTKDKDQLNSRVSSLAAKLSEMTKDRDRLDSLSKKNCPVGWSRFSLSCYILSSRSDSWTNGRSDCHNKGADLVIINSKEEQKFLSGITTESAWIGLTDRTKEGTWKWVDGSPLTFKYWDEGEPNDGVGYLTRGEDCAEIRIQKGYRWNDKPCDLSLQWICEKKV, from the exons ATGGAGGAAATATTTGTCGACGTTGAATATGACAAGTCAGTTCACTCAAGATcttcaacaaatcagacag gtcccaggagctcagaGAGGAGGTTTTATAgagctgctgttctctgtctggggctgctcagtgttttcctgctggttGGACTCATCAGCCTCggtgtccact ATCATAGCACAGCACATGGTGCAGCAGGAGAACTCTCCACTATCAAAGCCAACATGACCGAGCTTCTCCAGGACAGTGAGAAAGAAGTGTCCttcctgactgcagagagagaccagctgaattccagtcTGTCTTCCCTGTCTACAGAGAAGGGACAGCTGAATTCtagagtgtcttccctgactaaAGAGaaagaccagctgaattccagagtgtcctccctgactaaagacaaagaccagctgaattccagagtgtcttccTTGACTAAAGAGaaagaccagctgaattccagtcTGTCTTCCCTGTCTACAGAGAAGGAACAGCTGAATTCTAGAGTGTcctccctgactgcagagagagaccagctgaattccagagtgtcctccctgactaaagacaaagaccagctgaattccagagtgtcctccctgactaaagacaaagaccagctgaattccagagtgtcctccctgactgcagagagagaccagctgaattccagagtgtcctccctgactaaagacaaagaccagctgaattccagagtgtcctccCTGACTAAAGACAAAGACCAGCTGAATTTCAGAGTGTcctccctgactgcagagagagaccggctgaattccagagtgtcctccctgactaaagacaaagaccagctgaattccagagtgtcctccctgactaaagacaaagaccagctgaattccagagtgtcctccctgactgcagagagagaccagctgaattccagagtgtcctccctgactaaagacaaagaccagctgaattccagagtgtcctccCTGACTAAAGACAAAGACCAGCTGGATTCCAGAGTGTCCTCCCTGACTAAAGAcaaagaccagctgaattccagagtgtcctccctgactgcagagagagaccagctgaattccagagtgtcctccctgactaaagacaaagaccagctgaattccagagtgtcctccCTGACTAAAGACAAAGACCAGCTGGATTCCAGAGTGTCCTCCCTGACTAAAGAcaaagaccagctgaattccagagtgtcttccttgactaaagacaaagaccagctgaattccagagtgtcctccCTGGCTGCCAAACTCAGTGAAATGactaaagacagagacaggcttGACAGTTTGTCCA AGAAAAATTGTCCTGTTGGATGGTCAAGGTTCAGCTTGTCCTGCTATATTCTCTCGAGTAGGTCGGACTCTTGGACAAATGGAAGAAGCGACTGCCACAATAAAGGAGCAGATCTGGTGATAATAAACAGCAAAGAAGAACAG AAATTTCTCTCTGGAATCACCACGGAGTCAGCATGGATCGGTTTAACTGACAGAACTAAAGAGGGAACCTGGAAATGGGTCGATGGATCTCCACTGACTTTTAA GTACTGGGATGAGGGAGAACCCAATGATGGGGTTGGGTATTTGACTCGCGGAGAGGACTGTGCAGAAATTAGAATTCAAAAAGGTTATAGGTGGAATGACAAGCCATGTGATCTGTCTCTGCaatggatctgtgagaaaaaagtTTAA
- the LOC137132676 gene encoding CD209 antigen-like — protein MSTLTAEKDQLNATLIEMTKDRERLQRLSSQRWTLFRSSFYLLFSESGSWTKCSEDCRSRGAVLVVIDSADEQNFISEFTNLAAWIGLSDRDEEGTWKWINGTTVTLEYWSENQPDNGGNPRIEEDCAHIQANTAKWNDLPCETSLRWICEKQMC, from the exons ATGTCTAcgctgactgcagagaaggaccagctgaatgcCACACTTATTGAAATGACTAAAGACAGGGAGAGGCTTCAGCGTTTGTCCAGTCAGA GATGGACACTTTTCAGATCGTCCTTTTATCTCCTCTTCAGTGAGTCTGGTTCTTGGACAAAGTGTAGTGAGGACTGCAGAAGCAGAGGAGCAGTTCTGGTGGTTATAGACAGTGCTGATGAACAG AATTTCATCTCTGAATTCACCAATTTGGCAGCGTGGATTGGTTTGAGTGACAGAGATGAAGAGGGGACCTGGAAATGGATCAATGGAACCACAGTGACTTTAGA GTACTGGAGTGAGAATCAGCCTGATAATGGGGGAAATCCACGGATTGAAGAAGACTGTGCACATATCCAAGCTAACACTGCAAAGTGGAATGACCTGCCCTGTGAAACTTCTCTGCGATGGATCTGCGAGAAACAAATGTGCTGA